ATTATATTTTTTTAATAATATTTTATAATCTTCCGTAAATTCAGCAATAAGATTTAACCATAGCATAATCAATTACCTTTCCTTATTTTGTAAATTTATTATATACCCCTTATCGTTTTATACAAACACAAGATCTTAATTTTACGGCTCAAGTGGATCATATTCGGTAAGGGAGGTCAAGACCTTTCATTAGTTGCTGGATATTGGATCATAACGAAAGAAGTAAACGGGGGGTTATATACAATTGCCCCCTTCTGGATGGAGAACTCAGCCAGAGAGAGGGCTTTAAAAAAAAGAATAAAGAAATATACTGTAGATTATTTTCCCTACAACTGTCGCTCTTTATATATTATATAACAGCGACACCGAAACGGGACGATCCCAAGAAGATGGCTCTATTTATTCTTTAACTTCATGACAGTCTCTTTCTGTTGTTCTAAAAGTAGAGGTTTATTTACCTCCATATACCCCACCTACAATAGTATGGTATCTAAACAAGAGAAAGTGAAAGAAGTAACAATGATGGCTATGGTATCGGTATAACTGGTTCTGCTTCAATGACTATCGAAATAATATCAGATTGAACAGTATAGGCATAGGCTTTGGCGCTGCTTTGCACATCCGTTGGCACAGTTGCTCTTACAATTTGAGCTAACTTTACATAAAAGTAATCACCTGTTTTAAAAGTAGTATTATCTGTCTTAATACCGAGTGAACCTGGCAGTCCAAGGGATTCTTCCAATGTCCGCCTTCTCGTGCGATCGTTTATCCCGTCAGTGGTTAACGTATTAGAATATGAAAAACTTATGACTGGGGCTGCTGTCGGATCCTTATATATCTCAAAGGCAAAATCTACTCGTGCCGTCCCTGATAAAAGGCCGGGCATATAACCAGTTAACCCCCCACTATTTAATATCCCAGAAAGTACAGCCTCTGCTGTTAATTCTACATTTATGCCGTAGTCCTCACCAGGGTCTGGGTTTAACCTATATCTGATCATATCACCTGAATTCACTCCACTTCTCACTATGGCATAGGTCTCATAAGCGATGCCTTCATCTCCGGATGCACTTTGGGCCGTTGAATGAAGAATGAATCTAACATGATTATCATTGTTTAATGGATTGTCAATCTTATCTCCACTTGCTTGTCCATATCCGTAAGCGCTAGTGCCTGCAAAAATGGCATCATCAGTGCTTACCCCTCGTGAAGCTTCCCAACCACTTGCAGACCACTTATAAGTTCCTTTGAATGTTGTGCCTGTCTCAGCATAAATTTCACCTGATATATAATCAATCTGAATTGCCCATCCCAGTCGAGCACCCGAAAAGAATACAATAGAAGATACAAATATAATAAAGACTATCCATAATACTCTTTTATCCATAATAATTACCCCCTCAATATTCCCCATAGATAAAAAGCCGACCCTGTTTTTACCATGTCGAATTCACGTTAATTATTCTGATCTCATTTCGAGAGTGAGCCGATTTTCAAAGTAATAACACCAAAAATTCCAACGAGAGTGATACCTAAAAGAAGCAAGGTTGATGGCTCTGGTACTGGTGTAGTAGTAGGGTCTGCATGAATAGCTATCGAAGTCGATTGAACAGCATAGGCACTGGCGCTGCTTTGGTAATCCCCTGACACAGATGCTCTGGCAATTTGAGCGAAATATACATAGATGGAATCACCTATGTTAAAGGTAGTATTGTCTACCTTGGTACCGAGTAAACCTGGCAGTCCAACGGATTCTGTCAATGTCGGTCTCCCAGTTGTATTGTTTCTCCCGTCAGAGGTTAATGTATTATAATGCGAAAAACTCATGACTGCGTCTTCTGACGGGTCCGCATATATTTCAAAAGTAAAATCTATTTCTGCTGTCCCTGATAAAAGTCCAGGCATATAACCAGCCAACCCCCCGCTATTTATTGTCCCTGAGAGCACAGCCTCTGCTGTTAATTCCACACCCATGCCGTAATCCTCACCAGGACCGGGAGTTAACACAAATTTAAGCATATCGCCTGGATTCACTCCACTTCTCACTATGGCATAGGTCTCATAAGCGATGCCTTCATCTCCGGCTGCACTTTGGGCCGTTGAATGAAGAATGAATCTGGCGTGGTTGTCATTATTTAATGGACCATTGATCTTATATCCACTTGCCTGTCCATATCCGTAAGCGCTAGTGCCTGCAAAAATGGCATCATCAGTGCTAACTCCTCCTGAAGCCTCCCAACCAGTTGCAGACTTCACATAGTTTCCATTGAATGTTGTACCTGTCTCAGCATAAATCACACCTGATACATACTCGATCTGTATTGCCCAACTCAGTCGAGCACCCCCCAAAATTAGAATAATGCATAAAAATACAGCGTTTCTTATCCACAATATCCTTTTATTCATGTATCTTACTCCTTTCACTAAGCTATTATCTGTTTCGCTCTCATACAGCATGACACCGGAATGGAGAATTCCCGAAGAAAGATGACTGTATTTTTCGACTTCATGAGCGTCTCTTTATTTCGTTGTTTATAACGATGGTGTCTAATAAATGAGAGCGACCTGTTTTAATAAATTGACAATATTAACTTAACTATAGAGACTTTCTTTTCCTTGCTACCTAACGTTTTTCATAAACCTATCCCGCCTGCTTAGAGATAAGGAACTATTTTTAAGGAATGAGGTGGGGAAAATATTACCTTCTGGTTATGTAAGGTCAACATTCCTCTCTTCCTTATGGTAGCTCGGCATGGCGAAAGGCTGAACGATTACTATGATTCTAATTACCTTTTTTTAAGATTAATGCATTTTAAATGCCATTTCCTAATTACCTGATATTTAAGGCTATTAACCATTCTCAAACCTAAATTATCTAAGAATATGTAGCCTTTGGCTACAGGTTCATTTTATATAGGTAACCTACAGTAACTTAATAAGTTTTATTAATATATAGGGTACAAAGTGTAGTAACTTACTACAATTTTAACCCATCCTCATATTACCTGTAAGACTTTCAAGCACCCCATGAAACTGCTGGTTATTGGCTTCATTTCTTACCGTGAAGTGGAAGGGGGGCCAGCAAAAGCGCAGAGAATACAAAGAATACAATGTAAAGATGAGAACTATGGAAACAAAGAGCTTGATCTTGATGAGACGGATATCAATATAGATCTGGCACGTATCCATGCCCGATCTCCCAAAGGGCAATGCTATTAAGCCTCAAACCGCTATAACATTCTCCTGGAAGTCGTACTAACATTAAGGATCTTTGTGAGATTGTGATTCTCAGGCTGTTATCGAACAGGTGCGATGGATTCGACTCAGGAACTATCGTGCCTGCATTTTACATACTGAACGGAAAATGAAACAGTTAGGGAATCACCTTGTACTGAAACGAGCATTGCAGGGTTAAAAATCTCCTGGTGAGTTTTCCCGAAAGAGGCAATCCGTGATAGTTGGAGACGAATTGTCGAGATAAATTCCACCGCCGGAGTCAGCTGAATTTCTTTCAATAGTACATTTAGTTACGACCAAGTCATTTGAAGATGAGCAGTAAATCCCTCCCCCCATCGATGAAGCCGAATTACCATGAATAAGGGTGTTGGTTATACTTGAAGAAGAGTCAAGGCAGTAAATTCCACCACCATCATACCCAGCAGAATTCTCAGTGATGTTGCAGTCACTGACTGGCGATGAGGAAAGCACAAGCAAAATCCCACCGCCATCATACAGCGTCGAGTTTTTACTAATGGTACAGCTGGTGATGGCTGATGACGAAAACCCGCAATAAACTCCACCAGCGACCCAGGTAGACGAA
This sequence is a window from bacterium. Protein-coding genes within it:
- a CDS encoding PEP-CTERM sorting domain-containing protein; amino-acid sequence: MNKRILWIRNAVFLCIILILGGARLSWAIQIEYVSGVIYAETGTTFNGNYVKSATGWEASGGVSTDDAIFAGTSAYGYGQASGYKINGPLNNDNHARFILHSTAQSAAGDEGIAYETYAIVRSGVNPGDMLKFVLTPGPGEDYGMGVELTAEAVLSGTINSGGLAGYMPGLLSGTAEIDFTFEIYADPSEDAVMSFSHYNTLTSDGRNNTTGRPTLTESVGLPGLLGTKVDNTTFNIGDSIYVYFAQIARASVSGDYQSSASAYAVQSTSIAIHADPTTTPVPEPSTLLLLGITLVGIFGVITLKIGSLSK